DNA from Deltaproteobacteria bacterium:
CGAGTTCGGCGAGCGCTTTCTCCGCCGCCTGCCGCGTCGGGTTTTCGGAACGTGAGTAGTCGAATCCGTTGTGCTTCCCGAATGCCTCGTACCGGTAGATGGCCGTTGTGTAAATGGGGACGCTCACCGCTCCGAAGGCTGCGTCCGTACCCACTCCTGCCTGCGCCGCAAGCGTATCGATAGATCGTTTTCGCTCCAAGCCCGTTTTCTCCGTTTCCGTCAGATGAAATACATTACATGGCGCCGTTTCCGCTCCGCCGCTTCCAGTTCTTCGCGAGCGAGATCGGCCAGCGTCCACCTGTCCAGGACCGTCTCAATGGCCTCGGATGTTTCCTTGACCAGCCGCCATACCGCGGGGGATACCTCCTCGCCTTCCTGATTCCCCTTCCCCTTCGTTTCTCCCGTTTGCAGCACGGGCCCCTCGATCGCACGGATGATCTCCGAGGAGCGGATTGTGTCCGGCCGGCGATCCAGCAGGTAGCCGCCCCCCACTCCCCTCCGGCTGCGAAGGATGCCCGCGTTTTTCAGTTCGAGGAGAATCAATTCGAGAAACTTCTTCGGAATCCCGTTCTTTTCCGCGAGGTCCTTGATCTGGAATGTGGTTCCTTCCGGGAATCGGGCGGCATAGATCAGCGCCCTCAGACCGTATTCCGCTTTTTTCGAAAGCCTCATCCTTCCTCCATTCATCGATGTGTTATCTATAATGTCTATTTTATATATAGGGATTCATTCGTCAAGCGGTTGAACTCCGCGTCTCCGACTTCTCGATCACCATATGGAAGATTTCCCCCTGCTTTTCCACCCGGACGATCTTGTGCCCTTCCGACTTCAGGGAGGAGATCACGTTTTTCAGCGCCTCTTCCTTCAGGCGGACTTCCAGATGTTCCGAAGTGGTCATCTTCGAAAGGCCCATTTTCACTTTCACGAACGTCATCGGGCAGACATCTCTCGTGATATCGAGCATCGGCGTCATGCGCTCTTACCCATCCTTTCCGTCATGTGGTTTTCCAGCGCCTCGAATCCCGTCCTGCGGAGCGTATCGCCGAAACGTTCCCTCGGTTTCCCGTGGATACGGAAGAAATCGACGGCGGCTCTTATCGCGGCGATCGCTTCCTCGCCCGAGCGAAGGACGCCGAGGATTCTTTTCCCAAGCGACGGCACCCTTCCGAATTTCCCCCCGGCGAAGATCTGGCAGCCG
Protein-coding regions in this window:
- a CDS encoding Rrf2 family transcriptional regulator; its protein translation is MRLSKKAEYGLRALIYAARFPEGTTFQIKDLAEKNGIPKKFLELILLELKNAGILRSRRGVGGGYLLDRRPDTIRSSEIIRAIEGPVLQTGETKGKGNQEGEEVSPAVWRLVKETSEAIETVLDRWTLADLAREELEAAERKRRHVMYFI
- a CDS encoding sulfurtransferase TusA family protein — translated: MTPMLDITRDVCPMTFVKVKMGLSKMTTSEHLEVRLKEEALKNVISSLKSEGHKIVRVEKQGEIFHMVIEKSETRSSTA